GCCAGTTGCGTCGGCGACGACAGGGTTAAAGTGCGGGTCAGCGTGCGGAACCGCGCGGTCTTCAGTTTTAAGGTCACCGTTCCGCCTGCCAGGGCTTTTGCTTTCAGCCGTCCGGAAACGTCCTCGCACAAAGGCCAGAGACGTTTCAGCAAGACCGCATTGTCGCCAATATCGTGATCAAATGTGCGTTCCGCCGAGATGCTCTTCGCCGCCCGGTTGGTGGTGATTCTGCGGGAGTCTTCCCCTCGGGAGAGTTTTGCGAGATGTCGTCCGGTGTCGCCATAACGGCCTTCTAAATCGCGCGCGGAACAGGCTTGCAGATCGCCAATCCTAAAAAAGCCATCGACCTTTAAACGATTGGACAGCGATGGTCCCACGCCCGGAATGGCGGCAATCGGTTGGTCATGTAAATAACTCACGGCATCGGTGCGACCGATTACGGCAAAGCCATCCGGTTTGTCGCGTTCCGAGGCCATCTTGGAGAGAAACTTGTTGTAGCTCAGTCCAATCGAAATCTGAATGCCAACCTCGCGCCACACATCGCGGGCAATGGCGGCCAAGGTGACGGCAGGCACCCGGTTATGTAAACGCGCAGTCCCGGATAAATCCAAGTAGGCTTCGTCCAGGGAAACCGGCTCGACCACCGGCGTGGCCCGCTCAAAAATGTCGCGCACGTGACGGCCCGCAATCCGATATTTTTCCATATTGGGCTTCATAACAATCGCGTCTGGGCACATCTTCAGCGCTTTATACATCGGCATGGCCGAGCGCGGACCGTATTGCCGCGCGATGTAACAGGCGGTAGAGACCACGCCGCGCTTGCCGCCACCAATCAATAATGGCTTGTCCCGTAGGCTCGGGTCGTCGCGCTTTTCGATAGCGGCATAAAACGCATCGCAGTCAATATGTGCCGTGCTCAGGCGGGACAACTCTTCATGAACCACTACCCGCGCGGAGCCACACTGCGGGCACGCCGTGAAGGGCGTGTCATCCGTATTTAAGCAGTCACGGCAGAGCGTGGTGAGAGAAACTGTGGAGTCCATGGTTTAAAAGTAGGTGTGTCAATTCAGAACGGGGGAGCCCTTGGGTCAGCTTTGCTCTTGACGCTTTTGCCCCAAGGCTCCACACCCCCTTACACTACCACGTTACACGCCTGGTCGCTGCCTGTTTCCCATCTCGTCGATGCAGCCGGTGCGGCTGGTGCGGAAAAAGGAAGTTGAAGATGAGTGACCAACGGGGCGCCGCCCGCCTGGCAATGTTAGACCGCCCAAAAGGCCAAAACCCACGCTATCTCTATCGCATGTTCGGCTTCATGAAGCCCTATAGCGTGGCGTTGTCTTTGGCGGCGGTTGCCCTGGTGCTGACCGCTGGCGCAACGCTCTCCATTGGCCTGGGGGTCAAGTTTCTAATTGATAACGGCCTCAGCGCCGGTGACATGGGGTTTCTTAACCAGGGGCTTTACGTCTTGATGGGCATTGTCCTGGTCATTTCTGTCGGCACCTATTTCCGGTTTTATTTTGTCTCCTGGGTGGGCGAGCGTGTGGTCGCCGATATGCGCCAAGCGGTTTATGCGCAAGTGCTCAAACTCAGCCCCGGCTTTTTTGAAGTTACCAAAACCGGTGAAATTCTCTCACGCCTCACGGCGGATACATCGTTGCTACAAACCGTCATCGGCTCATCGCTGTCTATTGCCTTGCGCAATGCGTTGACCCTGATCGGCGGTATTGCTTTGCTGATTTACACCAATGCCAAACTGGCCGGGCTTGTGGCGTTGGTTATTCCCGCCGTCGTGGTGCCGATCATCTGGTATGGCCGCAAGGTGCGGAAGCTGTCGCGGGACAGCCAAGACCGGGTTGCTGATGTCGGTTCCTACGCCGAGGAAAGCCTCAACGCCATCCGCACCGTCCAGGCTTACAGTCATGAAGCGGTTGATGAATTACGCTTCAGAACCGAAGTTGAGGGTGCCTTTGCCACGGCCATCCGCCGTATCTCGGCGCGCGCCATGCTCGGTGGCGTCGTTATTCTGCTGGTGTTCGGGGCGATCAGTTTTATTCTCTGGGCGGGCGGGCGTGATGTCATCACCGGCGAGATTACCGCCGGTGAACTGACCTCCTTTGTGTTTTATGCCGTATTGGTGGCGGGCGCGACCGGGGCCTTAACAGAAGTCATTGGTGACCTGCAGCGCGCCGCCGGTGCCACCGAACGCCTGATTGAACTGCTGGAAACGGAACCGGATATCCGCCCCCCAGCGGTCCCGGTTCCCATGCCGACTCCCGCCCGTGGCGCTGTACGGTTTGAAGATGTGACGTTTCATTATCCCTCGCGTCCCGATGTTGCCGCTTTGAATGGCCTCAGTCTTGAAGTGACGCCCGGGGAAACCGTTGCGTTGGTCGGGCCGTCCGGTGCCGGCAAAAGCACGGTTTTTCAACTGCTGCTGCGCTTTTATGACCCGCAACGCGGTGCCATCTTTGTCGATGACGTGGATCTCACCCAGGCCGATCCCGTTGCCGCGCGCGGTCGTATTGGCTTGGTGTCTCAAGATCAGGTGATTTTCGCGGCGAACGCCTGGGAAAACATCCGCTATGGCCGCCCCGATGCCACAGATGATGAAGTCCGCGCAGCGGCTGAAGCAGCCATCGCCACGGAATTTCTGGATCGCCTGCCCGAGGGCATGAACACCTTTCTCGGTGAAAAAGGCATGCGGTTGTCCGGCGGTCAGAAACAACGTATTTCTATAGCGCGGGCCATTCTGCGCGATCCGGCTGTGCTGTTGCTCGACGAAGCCACCAGCGCTCTGGATGCGGAAAACGAAAAACTCGTTCAAACAGCCCTAGAACGTGTGATGGACGGTCGCACCACCATGGCCATTGCCCACCGCTTGGCCACGGTGGTGAACGCGGATCGAATTGCTGTGATTGACGATGGCCGCTTGATTGCCACCGGCAGTCATGCTGCGCTGCTGTCCTCCAGCCCCCTGTATGCCCGCTTGGCTAAATTACAATTTTCAGCCGATTCAGGCGCGTAAAGGCACCACTGAAACCCCAGCTTAAGTCCCATTTTAAAGTCTCGCGCCAACAGCAAATCCCTGGTCATCAATAATTTTCGAGTCTAAACTAATGCCTTGATGTTTATTTCCCAGCTGA
This genomic stretch from Rhodospirillaceae bacterium harbors:
- a CDS encoding DNA polymerase IV, producing the protein MDSTVSLTTLCRDCLNTDDTPFTACPQCGSARVVVHEELSRLSTAHIDCDAFYAAIEKRDDPSLRDKPLLIGGGKRGVVSTACYIARQYGPRSAMPMYKALKMCPDAIVMKPNMEKYRIAGRHVRDIFERATPVVEPVSLDEAYLDLSGTARLHNRVPAVTLAAIARDVWREVGIQISIGLSYNKFLSKMASERDKPDGFAVIGRTDAVSYLHDQPIAAIPGVGPSLSNRLKVDGFFRIGDLQACSARDLEGRYGDTGRHLAKLSRGEDSRRITTNRAAKSISAERTFDHDIGDNAVLLKRLWPLCEDVSGRLKAKALAGGTVTLKLKTARFRTLTRTLTLSSPTQLAEILYRATKPMLEREIKRGPFRLIGIGAGALTESAVADLPDLVSGDLHQVKGIEQAMDAVRAKFGKSAIRKGRIDR
- a CDS encoding ABC transporter transmembrane domain-containing protein, with the protein product MSDQRGAARLAMLDRPKGQNPRYLYRMFGFMKPYSVALSLAAVALVLTAGATLSIGLGVKFLIDNGLSAGDMGFLNQGLYVLMGIVLVISVGTYFRFYFVSWVGERVVADMRQAVYAQVLKLSPGFFEVTKTGEILSRLTADTSLLQTVIGSSLSIALRNALTLIGGIALLIYTNAKLAGLVALVIPAVVVPIIWYGRKVRKLSRDSQDRVADVGSYAEESLNAIRTVQAYSHEAVDELRFRTEVEGAFATAIRRISARAMLGGVVILLVFGAISFILWAGGRDVITGEITAGELTSFVFYAVLVAGATGALTEVIGDLQRAAGATERLIELLETEPDIRPPAVPVPMPTPARGAVRFEDVTFHYPSRPDVAALNGLSLEVTPGETVALVGPSGAGKSTVFQLLLRFYDPQRGAIFVDDVDLTQADPVAARGRIGLVSQDQVIFAANAWENIRYGRPDATDDEVRAAAEAAIATEFLDRLPEGMNTFLGEKGMRLSGGQKQRISIARAILRDPAVLLLDEATSALDAENEKLVQTALERVMDGRTTMAIAHRLATVVNADRIAVIDDGRLIATGSHAALLSSSPLYARLAKLQFSADSGA